The sequence TCATCGGGTTTATCATCGGGACACCTCCTGTGATCCTTGCAGCACCGGCAGATAGGTCACCGCGATCCTGTAAAGGAACATAAGCGTGGCAATCAATCCAAAGGTCACCATCATCTCTGCGATGGAAGGAAAATACCCCGGGTCGCTCAACGGCGGTTTAAACCCGACAATGAATACGTTAATCCGGTTCAGGACTACGCCTGCCACAATAAGCGTTGCTGCTGTAAAAAGCCCTTTGCGCGATGCCCTTATTCTGGGAGAAAGCAGCATGAACCAGGGAAGGATTACACCCAAAACCAGTTCCGCCACAAAGGCATTGCTCTGGGCCGTACCGTCCAGAAGATAGATCCAGGTGCCCCGGACCGCCATATCCCCGATTTTAAGCGCCATGTAGAACCCCAGAAGAAAAATGGTGATCCGGGTTAAGGGCGTCAGAATGTTCATTTCTGAATCCAGCTTGAATGAACTGCTGGCAATGGTGGTCTCAAACACCACCATGGGATAGCCCACGGCAAACGCTGAAGTTAAGAACAACAGCGGCAGAATGGGCGTGTACCACAGGGGATGCAGTTTGGTGGGGGCAATGAGCATCAGCGATCCCAAACTTGACTGGTGCATGCAGGAGAGCACCACCCCCAGAATAATCAAAGCCCACATGATTTTGTCGATAATAGCATCCCCGATGTGCAGGATCCCATCCACGATGCCGTTGAGCAGGGCCAATGGGCCCGGCAGGTTTACATTTCCTTTAAACTGCTCGGCCACAATAGGAAAAAACTCCAGGTAGAGCACATTGAGATAGCACATGACGCACATGGCCACTTCAAACAATACGGAATTGGTATTCCAGTTGAACATGGGTTTCCAGATCGCCCAGGAACGGCCGATATCCACGATAAGCCCAAGGACCACAAAGGTGTACCCTAAAACAGCAGTGAGCAGTGCCGGGCGGGTAACAGGTTCATAGGCATGCCGGCCAAAAATATGGGCCACTGCCGCCGTGGTAAATCCGCCGGCAGCCAGGGCCACGCCTGTGGCCACATCCACACCCACCCAAAGGCCCCAGGGCCGGGCCGTACTTAAGTTGGCCACATATCCGATCCCCCCGGTAAACCGGGCAATAATGGTAAAAGCACCGACGATCATAAAGGCCACCATTACCAGAACTCCGGGTGTCCAAAACGGTTTTCTTAATGCCATGGGTTTATGCATCACGCCCTCCTTTCTGCGAAGGCGTTTCTTTGGTTTTTTCCGCCTTGTGTATGCCGAACATAATCGCACCCAGAAGGCTGAAAAGTGCAATGGGAGACCACAGATAACTGAACAGCGAGTGCTGGATGGTTTCCGACAGTTCCGGCATGGGCTTATCCGGCAGATCCGGCAGGTTGACCGTTTCAAAGGGAACCGCAGAGATATAAATCCAGGAGGTGCCCCCCGCCTCTTTCTCCCCGTAGATGTGGTCGATATACTTGCCCGGGTTTTGGGTCAGCCGTTTTTTGGCTACGTCAAGCAGGGTCTGCAGTTTGCCGAATGTCAGTGCCTCGGTGGGGCAGATGGTGGCGCATCCGGGCAGTCCGCCATCCTTTGATATTTTGTCGTAACAGAAGGTGCATTTCATCACCCGGGGGGTGACAGGGTCAAAATATTCGTATGCCGGGATCTCAAAGGGACAGGCCACCATGCAGTAACGGCAGCCGATGCATTTGTCCACATTGTACCGCACCGCGCCGGTCTCGTCCTTGGTCAGCGCCCCCACAATGCAAGCCGACACGCAGGCCGGATCCTGGCAGTGCATGCACTGGACCTTGGCAAAGGTGGGAACCGGGGCATCATTTTCATCCACTGTTCCGGTGAAATACCGGTTAACTACCGTATAGGCCTTATCATCCGGGCGCCGCTTCTTTTCAAAAACGGTACATTGACAGGCAGCCCGTTCCGGTGCCGGCAAATGGTTGACTTCGGCGCAGGCCTCTTCGCATTTGCGGCAACCCACACACCGGGTCAGATCAACCAGGCACCCGAACGGATCAGGCGGGGCATTGGACTGCCAGGCCTCTGCGGTTGCAGGCGCAACGGTTGCCGTGGCCGTGGCCGCGCCCATGATTTTAAAAAAATGTCTTCTGCTCAGCTGCATTGAACCTCCACAAAAATTTAAGCGTCATGCTGCATAAATGGTCTATGCAAAGCTTGGTTTTCTCTCTTCTTTGCCTATTTCTAACCTGATGAAATAATTGCAACGGCCATGCCGAATTCCTATGAAAATCACAACCTGCTATTTTTACGATATTTTTCGAAATTTATACTGGCAGACTTGACCCCAAGGTGTTAAACATATTTAAACATACGTTAAAAATTCAACGCCTAGTTTAAACACATGCTTAACGATTTAAACAAAGCAACAATCGTGAGGGGCAGTATGCTGATACATGAACACGAAATGGATGCGTTCTGGGAGAAAATTGTCAACACAATCAACGATGGGCTGATGTTCATTGGGCCGGACGGCACCATTCAGATGGTTAACAAGGCATTTGAAAATCTGACCGGCTATACCTCAGCCCAGGCCGTGGGTATGTCCTGCCGTATGCTTGAGTGTGATGCATGTGAGCAGACTCTGAGCCCCATAGACACGTCGGTGTGGTGTCGTCTGTTTTCCCCCCAGGAGGCGGAAATGCAGAAGTGCCGATGCCTGATCAAGCGCAAAGACGGCAGCTATCTGCCTGTTTTAAAAAATGCCGCGGCATTCAGAGATGAACACCAGAAGGTTGTGGGGGTGGTTGAGACCTTGACCGACATCTCGGAACTTGAGCGCCTGGACAAACAGGTCAATATGCTTGCCAGGCAGCGCAGCCACGACAATGACTTCTTCGGCATGACAGGCAAATCACAGCAAATGGAAACCGTGTTTGACATGATCCGAAAGGCTTCGAATTCCAATGCTCCTGTAATAATTCTGGGAGAAAGCGGGTCCGGCAAGGAGTTGGTTGCCGATGCCATTCACCTGAATGGTGCCAGAAAACAGGGACCGTTTATCCGGCTCAATTGTGCGGCCTTAAACCCATCTGTCCTGGAGAGCGAAATGTTCGGTCATGTTAAAGGGGCATTCACCGGGGCCCACAGCAACCGTATTGGACGGTTTGAGGCGGCACACCAGGGCAGTTTCTTTTTGGACGAAATCGGCGATATGCCCATGCCGCTGCAAACCAAATTGTTACGGGTGCTTGAGTCCGGGCAGTTTGAACGCGTGGGAGATATAACCCCTGTCCGGGTGGATGTCAGAATTATCACAGCCACCAATAAAAATCTTGAACGATTGATTGAAAAAAATGAATTCCGGCAGGATCTGTTTTATAGAATCAACGTTATTCCCATTTACCTGCCGCCGCTCAGGCAGCGGAGCGAAGACATTCCTTTGCTTGTAAACACCTTTATCCGTCAGTGCAATCAAAGTACCGGCAAAACCATCTCCGGCGTCAGCCGGGACGTGATGGATCTGTTTATGGCATACCAATGGCCCGGCAACATCCGTGAACTTAAGAATGCCATGGATTACGCGTTTGTCACGGCTGACGGCCCGATCATCCAGCTCGACCATATTCCCAAACGCATTGGTGATGATGCCGAACGATCCACCAGGCCGGAAAATAAAAAGCGCACGGATAACACAACCGATGAAAAACAGCAGTTAATTGATGCCTTGATAAAGGCAAACGGAAACCAAACCCGCGCGGCAAAACTTCTAAATGTCAACCGTGTCACGGTGTGGAACCGGATGAAAAAATACCATATCGATTTACAAAAAACACTGGCATACCAGTGATTTTAAATAATTGGTATCGATTGACCAGCTTTAAAAAGTGTAACGCTTATCCCCGATATTCATAACGAAATAATGTAACGGCCAGATATCCCGCTGCCATACCCCGCCAAAAAAATCATAAAATCATACCCCGCATGCCTATCCCGCCGATAGACCCCGCCGCTGATTCGGTCAAAATTTGCTACATATAATCTCCCTGATTCGAATCTTGGAGAAAAATGATGGCAAAGAATTCTCGTGGAAAACGCCCTTGCTCTATTTGCCGAAAATGGTTTGCTCCTGATGTAAGACAAAAAGGCCGGCAGAGAACATGTAGCCCGGCTTGCCAAAAAGAGCTTCATCGCAGGCAATGTGAAAATTGGAACAGGAAAAATAAAGCTGTCTCCAAAAACAATTATCTGGCAAAAAAGCTTGAAGAGGCAGAGAACCCTCAAACATCCGGAAAATTGCCTGTTTTGCCATTGGAAGTTATTGAAATAGAATACGGTGTCAAGCCGGCAATTATCGCCCAATACTTGGTCACCCAGGTTATCAGCCACACCAAAGAAAAAATTCGAGAATTCCCATAAACGCCTCTGACTAATCGAATATTGATTTCAAGAGACATGATTGGAGTAACCTCTTGTAATATTAGGACATATGAACAGACTAATCGGATTTTGATTCTAAGAGGCATCATGTGTGTAACTTATTGATAATATATATGGATACAGACAGAGTAATCAGCATCCCAGTTCAAGAGGCAACTGACAACCGGCCCTGGCCGGTGATATAAAAAGGCATCTGAAATTCTAAAAATAAGGAGATGTCTCATGGCGCACAGGTTTTCATCACGGGAATTATTTGAACTGAGGAACAATATCCCTGTGGATATGCTGATCAGGGATCATTTACAGATTCCATCTAAAATCAGGGATGGCTATTTTCGTTTTCTATGCCCTCTGTGCAATGAATTTCAAACGGCTGTAAATCCAACCACGAACCTGGCCAGGTGCTTCCGGTGCGAAAAAAACTTTAACACCATCGACCTTGTCATGAAAATCAAGGGATATGGATTCCGGGACAGCGTCCTGTTTTTGAAGCAGATAAATACTACCCACCAGGTTCCGGCATCAAAGCTGGCTGCCCTGGTCGCTGCAATCGGCAAACCCATGCCGGGAGGGCAATGAGTATGAAACGGTTGGCCAAGCTTGAAACCCTGATCGCCCGGAATCAGGAGTGTTTTTCCAAAATCGGCAAGGCCTTGAAAGAAATTCGTGACAATCGTTTGTATAAGCAGGCTCTGTTTGAATCATTCGAAACATATACCAGGGAACGATGGGATATGGGGAAATCCCATGCCTACCGCCTGATCAAATTCTATGAAGTCATTTATAATCTGTCCCCAATTGGGGACACGTTACCGGCCAACGAATCCCAGGCACGGCCTCTTACTCAACTGGATTCCATAGAACAGCGCCAACTTTGGAAGGAGATTATAGAAAGCGGCATGGAGTTAACCGCGCGTAACATCAAAAAATTTATCGACTCCCGAAAAACGGCATCGGTAACCAAACCGGATCTGACGGATCAAATTTCGAATGAATACATGGCTGTTGTAAAAGCAATGATTGAACAGGTCCGTGTAGCACAGCATGATCATTGGCAGCAGACCTCTCGCCAGGCTGCATTGTTGTGGCATCGGGTCATACACGAAAAGATTGTATCAACGGGGGCAGATAATGGATGACCTGAGCATTGACGACCGCTTCCACTTACTGCTGCATAAAAAAATCATGAATAAAACCGGATCTGCCAAGAGAAGATCCAAAAAATATTACAAAGACCAATACAAGAAAACCGGGATTATCCCGGCACCCCTTTTGCTGGTTGAAAAAGGCATTATGGATGGCCGCAAGTGCAGTGGGCGCCCAAAGGTTATAGACGAGCAAACAAAAAGGCGGTTTATTGAAATGGTCAAGGCGTCATGCGATCCGTCATCCCAGGGGTTCATTTTTATCACCCGAAGAGCCAGGACCATTAAAAATTACCACTGCTGGCTTGAGGAAGAGTTGGGCAAAACAATCAGCCTTCCGGCACTTCGGCGATGCGCCAAAAGGGAGAATCTCAAATTTTACCTGGAAAAAGAGGACGATCAGGAGCCGTCACCGGCACGTTATACCTTCAAATCGGTCCCGGTGTTTGCCTTGATCCAGGTTGACGGTTGCAAGTTCCAATATTTAAGAATCAGAGATGAACATGGGAACTGGCAGAAACCGCAGGTGATTGAAATATTTGATACCGGTTCCAGGAAGCTGTTCATCCTGGAATTCTATTTTACCGAAAGTAATCTGAACTCTGTGGACCTTTTTACCCGTTTTTTGTTATGCACCCCTTTTCCTTTGAAAACAATTGGCATCAGGCCCGACCAGGCAAAGGGATTTTTAAACTTAAAGCGTCCCATTAATGCCATTAACCTTGCGCATTCTACGCCAGGCGGTTTTTATTTGGCGCCGGATTTTTCAAGGGCGCATTCACCAAAAGATAAGGCGCATCTGGAATCTTCACACCGGAGCCTGCATAATTTTGAAATACGGATTATCAAAGCCTTTGAGGACAGGATTGTGAAAACCGTTACCGAATATGACTTCAAACGGGGAAGAAAGGAAAAAGTTACTGTAACCCTACTTGATATCACCCTTGATGAATTGAGGAGCAGCACTGTGCTCCGCCAATACCGTGACGAACATAATCATACACAACATTATTTTACTGAAGACGGCGTGGTCAGTGCCTGGGTGCCGGCACAGAAGTTTGATGATTTTTTATCAAACCAGGCAGACACTCTGAATTTTATCCCGGAGCAGGTTCAAGAATATATGAAATACGGTTACAGGAAAATCAAAGCCACCGTATCTAAAAACAGAACTATCCGCCATGACAAACGCGATTTTTTTGTGACCAGTGGTGCAGACCGGTTCAGCAAGCATAAAAGCACACCGGTAAAGATATCCGGATACAGGGACAAACTTTTTATCTTTGAGCCCAGTGAAGACGGCATACTCCTGGGCGAAGCCATTGCAAAAAAGCCGTTTGACAGACCACCGGCACCAGCGCCTGCTCCTGTGCCCGACGAACTCGACACCATTATCGCTCTTTTGGAAAAGCACAATATGGCCGTTGACCGGCCTATTTTAATCGAAGTTTACCATAAGGGCCTTTCCCGGGCCCGGGCGGAGCAAGTGCTTCACCATAATCAATCAAGGTACGCAGATTACATGAAAAAAATGGCCCAGCCTGAGGAACGTAAAAAACAGGCCTTGTTCAATGCATTTATGCTTGATTGCCAAAAATCGTTAAATACGAATCAAGTGGCCACTTATGCATCCCTCGGAGAATGACATGAAAGAGGATTTTATCAGTGATAAACGAAGAGTCTCATACCTGTCTGCCACTTATAACAGGATATACAGGGGCCAAAGCGTACTCATTGAAGGGGATTTTGGCGCAGGAAAAACTCGTTTTTTAAAACTGCTGCGGCCTAAAAAGCTCCATGCCGTATGGGTCGAGTCTCTGTTCAACATCCATGAAACCCTGGCATCCATACTCAAGGAATTGAATTATGAGGCCACCGCCACCTACCGCCGGACTCCCCAGTACCTGAAAACGATCTGCAACCTATCCAATTGTTTTATCATCATAGATGAAGCCAATGACCTGGACTCCCGGGTCTGGCCATATCTCAAACGAATTATTGATGCCGGTGTTCCCATCGTATTTGCAGGGCTCCCAAAGGTCAGAACCCATTTGAGCCGGAATCATCCCGATATACTCAGCCGTCTCAAAACTCTGATTTTATACCCCATAGAGGTCGAGGACTTCATCGAAAAATACAAAGATATCCAGCAGGAAGCCGTTGAACAAATTTATATGGCCGTCAAAGGCGACATGAGAAAATTTAAAGAAATCTGTACAGACTGCCAGGACAGGGCAAAGGAGTTGAATCACAACTTTGTTGATATCAACCTTGCTCTGGAATTTATATCCGATCTCCCTCCCCAGTAATCCTTATCACAATTTATCTGCATTAACAGGCCACCTTGTGTTAGCACCAAGGGCGGCCTTGCTGTATCTGTTCATTATATAATGGTGCCGATTGCTGCTTGATCTATTTTTAAAATTTTGAAACCACAGATCATTTTTGAATTCTTTGTGAAGCGTTACATTATTTTGCAATTTTGTTTTTGATGACGATTTTACTCAACACTCTTAAATCACAATAAAAACATTGATTTTCATCAGTAGCATCAAGCCTCAACACCGTTACAGTATTTGAAGCTCGTCAATCGATCAAAAGGGGACATCTTCATTATTTAAATCATCTGGGTCAAAAGGCATTATCTCGTTCATTAAGTCAAAAAAGACCCCCAGAGATTGACATAAATTTTTTATAATCCGGCTATGGGCCTCCTTTTCATTAAGATCTTTTGTTTTAGACATTATTTTCAATTCAGCGGTCAGTTCTTTTGTCAACCCAGTGATAATTACATCAGGATCCATAAATTTTTCCTCCAATCTTGGTCATTAAATTTTTTATCAATCCACATTCAACACAACGGAAAAACAGCTGAACGCGGCCCAGACCGGATCACCCACACCAAGACCCAGCCATTGGGCGCCATGTGTTGATACCAAGGCGCATAATATTGTTCCGTCTTTGATGCGCACCAGATATTCCGTATTGATCCTACCGGCATTGATCTGCTCAACCATGCCGAACAACCGGTTCTCCGCAGTGCACTCGGGTTCTTTTTCTCCACGATACAAAATAACCAGGGGGGCTTTGACCTCTGCCATAATCAATCTTGATTCTTTTAATGAGAGCCGTTCCAGACTGCTGTTGGTGATCACGGACTCAATGGTATCGCCTCCGGCAGTTGCCAGTGTTACCCGGGTCTGGATGTCTCCTTTTTGAAGCGCCTTGATTTTACCGAAAAATGAATTTCTGGCACTGGTTTTCCGAGACGCCTCCCTGTCGATGAAAAGTTTTGTCACCTGGGCAATATCATCTTTGGAAAAAGAGACATAAGCACTGGTCAGATTCATGGTCGAATGGCCCAGCATGGTCTGTACGGCCGGCATGGGCATATTGCGCTGCATTAACTCCACAGCCCTTGCCTTCCGGATCATTTCAGGACCGCCAAGCGTCTTGGGAAAGCCCAGCCCCTGGGCCCGCTCATAAAATTTACGCCGGACAAACCCGGGATCAACATTGAATTGCTTTTCAAGAAACCGCCTGAATGAGGGATCGTTGAACATCTGTTCAAGTTCAGCAGCAAAGGTGGCGGAAATCCTTACGGTCCTCGATTCTGTCCGGGCATCGGTATCCTCATTTCCCAAATCCACCAACTGCCGATTGAAATCAATACGTTTAAGGGGATCAAGGGCCAGAATTTCATTTAACTTTGCACCCGTGTACCGAATCAACAAAAAGATGACCAGGATACGACGGCGGGACAATTGTACATCTGTCCGGGAAGATTGCTTCGCCCATTCCCTGAATGCCTGTTCCAGGCTGTCAAGCTGGATTGAATCCAGGCAAGGGCCTGTTTCCGGCATCGAAATCAATCGGCCCTGGTCCATGCCGCCCTGGGCAGGGGACTTGGGGGATGGTAACGAAGACTCAACAGTTTGTTTTTGATTCATTTATGCGCTCTCAAACGGGTTGAAATGACGAGTCTAAAACCTTTAGATCTCAAAAGGAAATTTCAAAATGAACCACAACACAATCAGCAGAATTCAAAAAACATGGGGACTCGTGTGCCTGTATGATGGCAATTAGATGCAAAAAAAATAGCTCAAGCCGCTGATTGATCATGAGGATTTCTTTTTTTGTAACACGCTTGTTTTGGGCCTAATGATGGAATACCCTTTAAAGGTTTATGATAATTTGTTGTTAAATATTACTGACCATTGCAGATAATTTCTTAGCTAAGGACGCTAATTTTTCTGCATTGGATGTCAATTTCGAGCTATTTTGGGCAATCTGGTTCGCAGACTCATGCACAACAGTAATATCTTTAGCAATTTCTGTTGCTACCGAGGAACTCTGGCTTATGTTATCGTTTATCTCGGCGACCCGGGACGAGGCATCCCCGACATTTTTGGACATTTCCTGACTGGTAACGGCCTGCTCTTCAACTGCAGAGGCAATAGTAGAAACAATTTCGTTAATTTCATTTATCGCACCTGATACGTTCTCAATTTCAGAAACGGTTCCATCGGTTGAAGTCTGAATACCCTCGACTGTTCTTTTGATATCTTCAGTTGCATTAGATGTTTGATTTGCAAGTTCTTTGATCTCGGCGGCAACAACAGCAAATCCTTTGCCATATTCTCCTGCTCTGGCAGCTTCGATGGTGGCATTTAGTGCCAACAAATTTGTTT is a genomic window of uncultured Desulfobacter sp. containing:
- the hybB gene encoding NrfD/PsrC family molybdoenzyme membrane anchor subunit, with protein sequence MHKPMALRKPFWTPGVLVMVAFMIVGAFTIIARFTGGIGYVANLSTARPWGLWVGVDVATGVALAAGGFTTAAVAHIFGRHAYEPVTRPALLTAVLGYTFVVLGLIVDIGRSWAIWKPMFNWNTNSVLFEVAMCVMCYLNVLYLEFFPIVAEQFKGNVNLPGPLALLNGIVDGILHIGDAIIDKIMWALIILGVVLSCMHQSSLGSLMLIAPTKLHPLWYTPILPLLFLTSAFAVGYPMVVFETTIASSSFKLDSEMNILTPLTRITIFLLGFYMALKIGDMAVRGTWIYLLDGTAQSNAFVAELVLGVILPWFMLLSPRIRASRKGLFTAATLIVAGVVLNRINVFIVGFKPPLSDPGYFPSIAEMMVTFGLIATLMFLYRIAVTYLPVLQGSQEVSR
- the hybA gene encoding hydrogenase 2 operon protein HybA, whose product is MQLSRRHFFKIMGAATATATVAPATAEAWQSNAPPDPFGCLVDLTRCVGCRKCEEACAEVNHLPAPERAACQCTVFEKKRRPDDKAYTVVNRYFTGTVDENDAPVPTFAKVQCMHCQDPACVSACIVGALTKDETGAVRYNVDKCIGCRYCMVACPFEIPAYEYFDPVTPRVMKCTFCYDKISKDGGLPGCATICPTEALTFGKLQTLLDVAKKRLTQNPGKYIDHIYGEKEAGGTSWIYISAVPFETVNLPDLPDKPMPELSETIQHSLFSYLWSPIALFSLLGAIMFGIHKAEKTKETPSQKGGRDA
- a CDS encoding sigma 54-interacting transcriptional regulator, with the protein product MLIHEHEMDAFWEKIVNTINDGLMFIGPDGTIQMVNKAFENLTGYTSAQAVGMSCRMLECDACEQTLSPIDTSVWCRLFSPQEAEMQKCRCLIKRKDGSYLPVLKNAAAFRDEHQKVVGVVETLTDISELERLDKQVNMLARQRSHDNDFFGMTGKSQQMETVFDMIRKASNSNAPVIILGESGSGKELVADAIHLNGARKQGPFIRLNCAALNPSVLESEMFGHVKGAFTGAHSNRIGRFEAAHQGSFFLDEIGDMPMPLQTKLLRVLESGQFERVGDITPVRVDVRIITATNKNLERLIEKNEFRQDLFYRINVIPIYLPPLRQRSEDIPLLVNTFIRQCNQSTGKTISGVSRDVMDLFMAYQWPGNIRELKNAMDYAFVTADGPIIQLDHIPKRIGDDAERSTRPENKKRTDNTTDEKQQLIDALIKANGNQTRAAKLLNVNRVTVWNRMKKYHIDLQKTLAYQ
- a CDS encoding CHC2 zinc finger domain-containing protein, giving the protein MAHRFSSRELFELRNNIPVDMLIRDHLQIPSKIRDGYFRFLCPLCNEFQTAVNPTTNLARCFRCEKNFNTIDLVMKIKGYGFRDSVLFLKQINTTHQVPASKLAALVAAIGKPMPGGQ
- a CDS encoding DNA methylase translates to MKRLAKLETLIARNQECFSKIGKALKEIRDNRLYKQALFESFETYTRERWDMGKSHAYRLIKFYEVIYNLSPIGDTLPANESQARPLTQLDSIEQRQLWKEIIESGMELTARNIKKFIDSRKTASVTKPDLTDQISNEYMAVVKAMIEQVRVAQHDHWQQTSRQAALLWHRVIHEKIVSTGADNG
- a CDS encoding integrase; translated protein: MDDLSIDDRFHLLLHKKIMNKTGSAKRRSKKYYKDQYKKTGIIPAPLLLVEKGIMDGRKCSGRPKVIDEQTKRRFIEMVKASCDPSSQGFIFITRRARTIKNYHCWLEEELGKTISLPALRRCAKRENLKFYLEKEDDQEPSPARYTFKSVPVFALIQVDGCKFQYLRIRDEHGNWQKPQVIEIFDTGSRKLFILEFYFTESNLNSVDLFTRFLLCTPFPLKTIGIRPDQAKGFLNLKRPINAINLAHSTPGGFYLAPDFSRAHSPKDKAHLESSHRSLHNFEIRIIKAFEDRIVKTVTEYDFKRGRKEKVTVTLLDITLDELRSSTVLRQYRDEHNHTQHYFTEDGVVSAWVPAQKFDDFLSNQADTLNFIPEQVQEYMKYGYRKIKATVSKNRTIRHDKRDFFVTSGADRFSKHKSTPVKISGYRDKLFIFEPSEDGILLGEAIAKKPFDRPPAPAPAPVPDELDTIIALLEKHNMAVDRPILIEVYHKGLSRARAEQVLHHNQSRYADYMKKMAQPEERKKQALFNAFMLDCQKSLNTNQVATYASLGE
- a CDS encoding ATP-binding protein, with amino-acid sequence MKEDFISDKRRVSYLSATYNRIYRGQSVLIEGDFGAGKTRFLKLLRPKKLHAVWVESLFNIHETLASILKELNYEATATYRRTPQYLKTICNLSNCFIIIDEANDLDSRVWPYLKRIIDAGVPIVFAGLPKVRTHLSRNHPDILSRLKTLILYPIEVEDFIEKYKDIQQEAVEQIYMAVKGDMRKFKEICTDCQDRAKELNHNFVDINLALEFISDLPPQ
- a CDS encoding TOBE domain-containing protein; protein product: MNQKQTVESSLPSPKSPAQGGMDQGRLISMPETGPCLDSIQLDSLEQAFREWAKQSSRTDVQLSRRRILVIFLLIRYTGAKLNEILALDPLKRIDFNRQLVDLGNEDTDARTESRTVRISATFAAELEQMFNDPSFRRFLEKQFNVDPGFVRRKFYERAQGLGFPKTLGGPEMIRKARAVELMQRNMPMPAVQTMLGHSTMNLTSAYVSFSKDDIAQVTKLFIDREASRKTSARNSFFGKIKALQKGDIQTRVTLATAGGDTIESVITNSSLERLSLKESRLIMAEVKAPLVILYRGEKEPECTAENRLFGMVEQINAGRINTEYLVRIKDGTILCALVSTHGAQWLGLGVGDPVWAAFSCFSVVLNVD